GCAGAACAGCTTCAACGACCTTGATGAACACAAAGAGGTTGTGAGGTTACCTCAGATCTTGTTTTCACTTCTACTTTTCTCTCGTCCTCGATCGAACCCCCAGTTGTATTCAAGACGCCATGGCCGACGACTATCGCGAAGATGACGtcgttgaagaagaggaggagctggatgagGCGGTATAGAGCTAGTCTGTATCCTCTAACTGGGTCGCCTCAGGCTAACTTGTGAGGCCAGGGTTTTAAATCAGTGAGAGATGCTGTCCTTTTTGCCATTGAAGTTAGCGATTCGATGCTTCAGCCCCGTCCGTCTGCAGACCCCAAAAGACAGAGTTATGAGTCGCCCGCCACGGCTGCGTTGAAGTGCGCATACCATCTTATGCAGCAGAGGATTATCTCCAACCCCCGGGACATGATAGGAGTACTGCTATATGGAACAAAACAATCTAAATTCtatgacgaggacgagaatAGTCGCGGTGACTTAACATACCCTAATTGTTACCTCTTCACGGATCTTAATATCCCCTCAGCGCACGAGGTTCTGGAACTTCGGTCGCTGGTtcaggatgaagaaaatgcGAAGAAAATACTCGAACCGTCAAATGAGCCTGTTTCTATGGCCAATCTACTGTTCTGTGTCAATCAGATATTCACCTTAAAAGCGCCCAACTTCTTATCGCGACGACTGTTCATAGTTACTGATAACGACAACCCTCACGGAGACAACAAATCTTTCCGTTCTGCGGCAACTGTGAGAGCGAAAGATTTGTACGATCTTGGCGTTACAATTGAGCTGTTTCCAATCTCTCAGATAGAGCATGAATTTGACACCTCCAAATTCTATGACGTGAGTACAGTTCCTGCACGTTCGGAGCACTAAAACTCACAACGGATAGGATATTATATACAAAGCCTCGCCCAACGACCCTGACGCCCCTGCCTATCTAAAACCTGATGCGAAGATGAATGATGCCCAAGATGGTATCTCATTACTCAACGGTCTCCTGTCAAGCATCAACTCTAGATCTGTGCCGCGCCGTGCGCAGTTCTCAAACATGTCCCTCGAGCTCGGACCAAACTTCAAAATCTCAGTATCGGGTTATATTCTCTTCAAACGTCAAGAGTCGGCGAGAAGTTGTTATGTGTGGCTCGGCGGAGAAAAACCACAGATTGCAAAGGGGGTTACTACACAGATTGCGGATGATTCGGCTAGGACAATTGAGAAATGGGAGATTAAAAAGGCATACAAATTCGGCGGGGACCAGGTTTGCTTCACccctgaagaacaaaagtCATTGAAAGACTTTGGCGAACCGGTAATCCGAATTATTGGCTTCAAGCCCTTGTCTACCCTTCCTTTCTGGGCCAACATCAAACACCCGTTATTTATTTACCCAACAGAGGAAGACTATGTGGGTTCCACACGAGTATTCTCGGCTTTGTATCAGAAGCTCTTGAGAGATCAGAAAGTTGCGCTTGTCTGGTACATTGCACGCAAAGCTGCTAGTCCAGTTCTTGGTGCAATGATGGCTGGtgaggagaaggttgacGAGAATGGCATTCAGAAAATACCCCCGGGCATGTGGATTATACCGCTCCCCTTTGCGGATGATGTTCGACAGAACCCTGAAACCGCCCTTCAGGTTGCGCCAGAGCCACTTATCGATCAGATGCGAACAGTCATCCAGCAGTTGCAACTTCCAAAGGGCGTCTATGACCCTCAGAAATATCCGAATCCATGTACGTGCTGAATCAAAGTCAGACCGTTCGCGACCCTACTAATCACCAAATAGCACTTCAATGGCATTACCGCATCCTACaagcgctggcgctggacgAAGATGTCCCTGAGAAGCCCGATGATAAAACAATACCTAAATATCGACAAATCGACAAGGTGAGCTTTCTTACCCAACATATTGATCATATAAGAACTAACACTTTTTTCAGCGCGCTGGCGGCTACGTCTTGGACTGGGCTGATGAATTAGAAAAGCAATACGCGAAGATAACCGCCGATCAACCCAAGAGTACCACGCTTGCGAAACGACCTGCAAAAGCAGATAACCCAGATAAAGCCGCTccgccggcgaagaaagtcaaggctgaagctgggtcTGGCAACATACAGGATGAAGTCCAGAAACATTTTGAGCAGCACACATTGTCCAAGCTCACTGTGGCTACCCTCAGAGATTTCCTTGCATCTCAGGGCCGTGCCACTGCGGGTAAAAAGGCAGAGCTGCTGGAGCGGGTGGAGGAGTTACTTGAGACGAAGTTCTAGTTGTGACTCTGTTGTCGGTTATCTAGGACTCGTCTCGCACTCTTCAGCTGTGCTGTGCACTCGAATTATCTACTGTAGACTACTTGATACAGTTTCTAAATGAGAGACATAACGACTTATGAAGATGATTGGATGGAACTAGGTGCGAAAATCTAGCAAATCTAGCCCTAACACAGGTCGCCCTACGTAAATCGCTGGATTTGATTCCATCTGCACGCCGAAGTGTAGCTTCATTAAGTTTCAGAAATTCGAAATCTAGATGTAAAAGACTCAACTCAAAGACATGAATCATCAGTGATTAGGTTTTAATGGCCTCCCAAAATAGATAGTAGTCGCAACGGGAATATAAATTGTACAACACCTCCACTCTGCCCTAAAGTATACCTTGCGGGAAGTCCAAagtttattttttattcCATAAGATCATGTTATCCAAAATTGACATTATTTCGAAGCATTCGCATAAATGGAAACTGTAATGTGGACATGTAGGACGCGCAGCTCTAAACCCGATTCTGCTCCAGAAAAAGTATCAAGACAGGGTATATAATCTAATATGATGTGACGGACGCTAATAACGCTTCAACAGGAAATGACATGGATTTATACGTCCAATAGCATAGGGTAAGGTGCGGCGGTATTGTACGCAATAGACGAGACCAGCTCCTGGGGAAGATGCCGAAACCACACGGTTGTAGAATGAACCAAACTAGCATTGCCCGTATACCTGACAGTAACAGAGCTCTTGATCTGGGCAGCTGGAGGGAGTTAGTATCAGAATAATATCACGGCCAGTTTGAAGGGGCATGGACGGGACTAGATTTCGAACGGAGGGATTGCACGTACTATACCGACTGTTTACCGAAAATAACATGCCATAGATACTCCATCACTCGACCGCTCGAGGCGTCGCTTCTAACGGTGTCAATCACCCACTGTCGAATCTTGATATAGTCTTCGCGAGGACGCTGAAGGACTTGATCCCGTGAGACGGCGAACTGCGCGCAACATGCTGCGGCGACCTGGGTTGGTATTGGAAGGGATCTCGATTCCGTTTGCACATGTATAGAATTGCTTCCCCATCCGCTGGGTGTGCTGGGGCGGCCGATCGCTTCGCTTGAATTTACAGGTGGAGTGCTAGTTCCCTCAAAGATCTCTATCCAGACAGCTTCCGTGACGTGTGGATTACGGTGTTTCCCATGTGTTTCGCCGCAGCCTGGGTTGAGATTGCAGCGGAGGTTGACGTAGCCGTTGCGCTGGACAAAGTCGAGCCGTAAAGACCGAAGAGCGGCGACGTTGTCGTGTAATGGTGCATCAACGTGCCAGGCTGTCAGGAAGCCAGAGCGGTGGGAATGAATGAAGGCGATTGTGGACGGGAGGTGGTCGTAGTAGTCTATTAGGTAGGTAAGGTAGGCCATAGACTCGTGGCCTTTGTTGACTGGTGTCTTGAAACGCTTGTCATCGGCTTGAGTAGTCTTTGAAGGATTAACTGTGTATATTGCTCGTTGCCAGCTGCGAGTGTGTTAGTATAAAGGTTGGTTATAGCGAGAGGGAAAGTTAGGCACATACTCTGGGAGTTCCTCATGGACCCAATCCACTGATTCTTCTTCGAGTCTGGCCATGACAATGACCTTGTCTTTGATATCTCCTTTGTAGGCGGTCCATTGGGTCTGAGAGTTAGTGTTGCTGAGCCAGTCGACCAGGTAGGCACCTGCGTGGTATTGGTTGCAGAGATCCGCAAGATGGGCTTCTAGGAAGTATAAAGGTaagaggagcagcagcaagaagcagagcGCAATGCGATAACCGCTCTTCATTTTCGCGTATGAAATACGACTGGAGACCCGGTGAGGTGGACTTGATATACGAAACTCAGCGATTCTTTTATTCAGCCAACCATGTCGATCAAGCGAATGGGTGATGGGTTTCGAGAGAACGAAATGGTGTCAATGGCCCCGGAGCTGAGAATGAAGACTGATAAAGGACAGTAGGAAGGCGAAGGGTTCAAGAGCTGGACCATTGGCGCAGTATGGCTCAGAGTGACGAACCGCCCTCAAGGGGGAAGAGTCGCAGAGCCATCTCATTTAGGAGAAGATTGCTGAGGGAGGCGATAGCCTGTAGCTGGTATTAGATTACCGTGGGAGGAACCGCTGTAGATGACTGGAACGAGAGACTCATTGGTCTGTCCTTAGTGGTTGTCTCcagcttgagcttcctgAAGCAGGTAAACTCAGGAACCCGTTGGGGTGCCGCGCGTTTGGACCCGCAAGTTATGCTGTCAGAGCGCTGAGTGGCGACATATCCAAAGTTGACTGTCCATACTGGGTCTTACCCCGTGGCTGTGATTTGGTGGGGATCCTTGGGACGAAGTGTGTGCGGTTGGCGAGGCATTTCTGACTCGATCCCTATAGACCATAGAACATGGAAAACCACAGATTCTGTACCGAGAACAATCGAGTCTGTAAGAAGAACGGGTTCTGTGGTAAGCACTGCGTAGGAAGCAAGGGATTTGGAGGATAGTCCAGAGTGGAGAGCGTAAGCACTTTAAGTTGCAGGGTCCAACAGGATCAACACGTGCCACCAGAGACCATTCCAGTGAGTGACGTATGGACCTTAGAATGCCTGCCTTACTGCGGAAATGCCGCTCGATAGTAGGTAAGCTAATCTATTTTCTACGGAGGAGGTGCGGCAAAGTGTTCAGGGGTAAATAGACAGCGTTTTCACAGACCAGCTGCAGAATTTGCATTCATACCATGACTATATAATACACGCTTCTCGATTGCCAGACTCATGCTATCAAGAGCTGttttgctcttcgtcttcgtcttcgtcttcttcgctgctgacttcctcgccattTGCAATGGCCTGCTCCCGGCGTTGTCGTGCACgctcccttttcttctcaagAAGGCCGTTAAGCTTCTTCGCAACGTTGAAAACTCCACCGGTCCCGGCTCCGCAGGCGGCACACGACGGGTTCTTGCGATACCGCTGCAGAGCACAGGACTCGCAGAAATAGTGTCCGCATTTGGTGACAATGGGATTCTGGTACGGTTTCTTGCAGATGATGCAGGCAAAAGGAATGTTCTCGAGttgttcctcttcatcgtcttcatcctcgccagcTTGACCCCCTCTCTGGGATACCACTTTACCGCCCAGATTCTTGCCCTTTGTGCTGACTTCCCAGTCCCGATCCAACTCCCAGCCTTGTTTGTAATCTTCACGCATATGACTGAACTTGCAAGAATCTCCAAAACCGCAGTATCCGGTGAGTTTATAGTCCTTGCAAACATCGGGCGCATAATCCATGAATGTTACTGTTCGCACATTGGTGGGCGCTTTAATCGGACCGAACGTCTTAGCAGGAGCGTTGGGATTTTTCTGAATAAACGATTGGTAGTTCGCCGCGCCCTTGTATGTACCGTCGGGCGCATCTGCCCCTGTAGCCGCTGGCCGAGCTCGTGTGGTACCTAAGAGGTTCTTCTCGTTCAACTCGTCATCGTACCAGTTAGAATGTTTGGTGGCGTCATTGGAGGCCGTTAAAGGAACGGCAGCGCCAGCCGTAGCTGGTTCATCGGAGGTTGTTGTGCGTCGCGTATTTGATGTTGAAGACGCAGACACTGCTGCATTCTTGCGCCGTCTCTTGATCCTATggccttcttcgtcatcggaGGAGGTGAAACTGGAGTCAGAGTCCGCATCAGGCGGCGGCGATTCTGGCTTCTTGCGGAAATTGGTCTTCTTGACCGAACGCTTCTTGAAAGAGACTTGAGGTGCTGTATCTGCCATGTCGAGACTGTATCCCAATGTATAATGGCTGAGGTCTGGACAGTCTGTCTTTATGTCCAAGCTCAATTAAAGTCGCTGCAGAGTGGCGCGGTGCACGTGATGACGATGGTGAATAATCTGAAGCACTAGCAGCTTACTTAAGGGGTGACACtcacgacgaggggaaaacagcacccctactgctctaataactgatctctcaCACTTGGCTCAGTGCtcatccccccctccccatggaggtggatatctccccccAAGGCGGAGCCCGCCCGGCGACTCCGcgcctgggtgaaaactctgaccccccctcaggacctaccaccccgactcccctaccccggaactccctgaagagaagggccttattctcaccgcagaagactcccaatgcAGCTCCTGCCGCTATACCTCATATGCCGCAAGCCCTATTAATCTGTGatcaggtcagcatggtagcagatgaccagctaatcctcctcaatgactggaaactagcaatgacctctctggCTAAAGCTCTAGACCTAACCGTCTCCTCTCTACAAGGCTgtccaagagacctggcacAGggacttgcagccagatttgtcACCCTCGCAAAGCAAGACTCCCCGCAGCGGATTCCTCAGATGCCTGCGGTTGCACCCCCACAACCACCTAGgcagatggaacagccaaatcaacctcccactcctgaagcatcCAAAGGACCCCCGGGTAGGCGAACCTCGCAGCatacaacctgggcatccctaacagctccaagagctggccaggggaactggcaaactattacCCCTAAACAGCATATGCAAGCTAAACAAACCACACAacaaaagctgaagcagttaaacaagactgaccaccacatcttcctccgcctcccggcctcctccagcctccgggCTATcggaccacatggcatccgggtcacccttgctgggaaggttccggACGTGATCACACAGGTGCAAGTAACATCAACTGGGGTATGTAATcactacaacagaacagggAAAGGCTTTCCTACTGTCAGAGAAGGcagcaagcctagctggggatgggtacTTTGAAATTCTAACAGAGTACTATCAGGTTATTATCTCCtggatcccaaaacaactctggtccctggatagaTGGATAGATATAATAATTACAGATATTAGCATAGAAGCAGAGTGCATTACTAGTATTAAGCCACTCATGACCAAGCTCTCAAAATACctagtagagagggactctattacagcagtcatagcctttccaaaaaagctaCAATaccccctgcaactctttggcttgtccggcctatcaaggcctacctgccccaagcaaaggcctttgcaatgcacGTGATGCTACTGCTTCCATgatacaagggcctgctgCTCTAGTGACTGATACATTTCCTGCAGATCCTCAAAACAGGATCATAACTGCTGTGTACAGTGTATCAACTACTGCAGCCCACATGCAGCAGACTTCCcaaaatgcccagccagaccctATATCCAGAAGAATATTATTACCCGCCTCTCAAaggatgctctagctgctatctACAAGGCTGGCcagcttgccttccaacaggagcagaacaAAGCTGAAAGTTCTAAACAACAAATAAACAGTACCTAAATTACAAGCCAGCCTATAAGACAGCTtacccaggagctcttaaaccaaaccctgccctcccctgaactatgaaaatactataagctaatataggaagggggggcaCTGTATACaacctgctactctcctttgaagcagatattatccttgtccaagaaccttggacaaatacagcaaaatacctaaccaagacctacCTATAATATCAGCTGTTTAGTCCCCCGACCTGATGGACTGCTAGGCCCAGAActctaatatatatataaagggatctcccagcctatTCCCTCCTAGAACCTATCTCTCCAGAcatcaccacaatctacacagcaggccttactattattaATATCTATCAGCCTCCTAATAACctagttgcccctgctggtgctggctcaacaccctctatACTTTCTATACTCCTAGGATATACTCTGCCAGAGAATATtatcctagcaggagactttaATACCCGGCACctattctggcagccagatactgagtcttATGCTGTCACACCTGGTACAACAGGACTATtggactggcttgatgcccataagctggaacttcgccttgagccaggcacccccacctGTAgaccaaacaccctagaccttgtcttctctaacctactactaagggccctagtagaagaccatctgAAGACTCCAAGTAACTATGCAATAATtagaataatactggaacaggaagagcccctgcctatatacaagcttggCTCTACCAACTAGGAAAAAGCCAGAGTACTGGCAAGCCTGCCTGACCTAACCCTACTAATTAACCTACTAGCTGAGCAACTGGTCTAGATATCCTAACTTGTAATACAAGGTATAttaagatataatacttgcagactccccaggactCTATAgtagactccagaactaacaggCATACTACACTAAACAAGATAGCAACAAAACCCtgactataaacagctctggaaggccattatacaggcaaaggctgaatactagaagcagcagattgaacaagccacagcacctacaGATAtattcaaacttgctaagTAGATTaaacatccagaccagcttgctgcccctcccctAAATATATAAGGGGCTCAGGTTACTATCCCACAGGGCAAAGCAAACACCTTtctcagtcacctcctagagaagggggccctgcttccaaatcagatagaagagggaccccctAATAAGCCCCTGGGCCCCCtgcacctgccaacaaaagagcactacTAGGCTGCCCTCTATGCCCTACCCCCCTCTGCCCCTGGGGAGGACAGgcttgccaccactgcttagagggagctctggcctgtcCTAGGAGATATAATCATACAACTATACTacaggtatatagaggaaggctgctttctactgagcctgaagtcagcaaagataataatattaccaaaaccagggaagagggactatacccaactcaatgcctggcagctaattagcctcctctctaccctaggtaaaTGGCCTAGAGCac
This sequence is a window from Aspergillus nidulans FGSC A4 chromosome IV. Protein-coding genes within it:
- the akuA gene encoding protein nkuA (transcript_id=CADANIAT00000890) — its product is MLQPRPSADPKRQSYESPATAALKCAYHLMQQRIISNPRDMIGVLLYGTKQSKFYDEDENSRGDLTYPNCYLFTDLNIPSAHEVLELRSLVQDEENAKKILEPSNEPVSMANLLFCVNQIFTLKAPNFLSRRLFIVTDNDNPHGDNKSFRSAATVRAKDLYDLGVTIELFPISQIEHEFDTSKFYDDIIYKASPNDPDAPAYLKPDAKMNDAQDGISLLNGLLSSINSRSVPRRAQFSNMSLELGPNFKISVSGYILFKRQESARSCYVWLGGEKPQIAKGVTTQIADDSARTIEKWEIKKAYKFGGDQVCFTPEEQKSLKDFGEPVIRIIGFKPLSTLPFWANIKHPLFIYPTEEDYVGSTRVFSALYQKLLRDQKVALVWYIARKAASPVLGAMMAGEEKVDENGIQKIPPGMWIIPLPFADDVRQNPETALQVAPEPLIDQMRTVIQQLQLPKGVYDPQKYPNPSLQWHYRILQALALDEDVPEKPDDKTIPKYRQIDKRAGGYVLDWADELEKQYAKITADQPKSTTLAKRPAKADNPDKAAPPAKKVKAEAGSGNIQDEVQKHFEQHTLSKLTVATLRDFLASQGRATAGKKAELLERVEELLETKF
- a CDS encoding DUF3431 domain-containing protein (transcript_id=CADANIAT00000891), whose protein sequence is MKSGYRIALCFLLLLLLPLYFLEAHLADLCNQYHAGAYLVDWLSNTNSQTQWTAYKGDIKDKVIVMARLEEESVDWVHEELPDWQRAIYTVNPSKTTQADDKRFKTPVNKGHESMAYLTYLIDYYDHLPSTIAFIHSHRSGFLTAWHVDAPLHDNVAALRSLRLDFVQRNGYVNLRCNLNPGCGETHGKHRNPHVTEAVWIEIFEGTSTPPVNSSEAIGRPSTPSGWGSNSIHVQTESRSLPIPTQVAAACCAQFAVSRDQVLQRPREDYIKIRHRYTAQIKSSVTVRYTGNASLVHSTTVWFRHLPQELVSSIAYNTAAPYPMLLDV
- a CDS encoding uncharacterized protein (transcript_id=CADANIAT00000893); protein product: MEVDISPQGGARPATPRLGENSDPPSGPTTPTPLPRNSLKRRALFSPQKTPNAAPAAIPHMPQALLICDQVSMVADDQLILLNDWKLAMTSLAKALDLTVSSLQGCPRDLAQGLAARFVTLAKQDSPQRIPQMPAVAPPQPPRQMEQPNQPPTPEASKGPPGRRTSQHTTWASLTAPRAGQGNWQTITPKQHMQAKQTTQQKLKQLNKTDHHIFLRLPASSSLRAIGPHGIRVTLAGKVPDVITQVQGKAFLLSEKAASLAGDGYFEILTEYYQPFQKSYNTPCNSLACPAYQGLPAPSKGLCNARDATASMIQGPAALVTDTFPADPQNRIITAVYSVSTTAAHMQQTSQNAQPDPISRRILLPASQRML
- a CDS encoding U2-type spliceosomal complex subunit CWC24 (transcript_id=CADANIAT00000892), which codes for MADTAPQVSFKKRSVKKTNFRKKPESPPPDADSDSSFTSSDDEEGHRIKRRRKNAAVSASSTSNTRRTTTSDEPATAGAAVPLTASNDATKHSNWYDDELNEKNLLGTTRARPAATGADAPDGTYKGAANYQSFIQKNPNAPAKTFGPIKAPTNVRTVTFMDYAPDVCKDYKLTGYCGFGDSCKFSHMREDYKQGWELDRDWEVSTKGKNLGGKVVSQRGGQAGEDEDDEEEQLENIPFACIICKKPYQNPIVTKCGHYFCESCALQRYRKNPSCAACGAGTGGVFNVAKKLNGLLEKKRERARQRREQAIANGEEVSSEEDEDEDEEQNSS